A section of the Maylandia zebra isolate NMK-2024a linkage group LG8, Mzebra_GT3a, whole genome shotgun sequence genome encodes:
- the LOC101483139 gene encoding protein FAM13C isoform X1 — protein sequence MFCFCLQSSLQKLQALEVEGGTSLGSSPEESPPPLGSKEQKSPRGRAELGGKEAKTLALCHGVPADENSPPELLTFLTRPPQSPRHPPLTAIHPGQQPPTPDVVTPPSPHHSPYSPQRSSPGGEGGHGSDGGGALLQLLAGGASPLPSPRCSSPCQRFNSDPDSAPSPPCSQQYILCRGDRTQDSEGERPSSVPFLTRHIQTLKKKVRRFEDQFEQEMNYKPSHNDKYSNPEMIRVMGELAKARKQLKELRLRQSVFESKEQESADVCRYGAGQQGASEHKPALEETVESLFRRLREKRQALGLPDNMKEMTQAQMVLEKITLQKCLLYFESLHGRPGTKQEKNLVKPLYDRYQMIKHLLCASPTISTIEEEDGSDEDCVSSLAVDELPVPPPRRPAQPAAGEEDSDRDSDPAFVSPLDEVKAVRQQDALTTANLHEASRSQLLDCLRETRAEKKARRKVLKEFEDEFYRQTGRICQKEDRTPMKEEYQEYKQLKAKLRLLEVLLSKQEVAM from the exons ATGTTCTGCTTCTGCCTGCAGAGTTCCCTGCAGAAGCTCCAGGCTCTGGAGGTGGAGGGGGGGACATCGCTGGGGTCATCCCCCGAGGAGAGCCCCCCTCCTCTGGGCAGCAAGGAGCAGAAGAGCCCCCGTGGTCGGGCCGAGCTCGGAGGGAAGGAGGCGAAGACGCTGGCGCTTTGTCACGGCGTCCCTGCAGACGAGAACAGCCCGCCAG agctgCTGACGTTCCTGACCAGACCGCCACAGTCCCCGCGACACCCGCCGTTAACCGCCATCCACCCCGGCCAGCAGCCCCCGACCCCCGACGTAGTGACGCCGCCGAGCCCCCACCACTCCCCCTACTCTCCTCAGAGGAGCAGCCCCGGAGGTGAAGGTGGACACGGCTCAGATGGAGGCGGAGCTCTCCTCCAGCTGCTGGCGGGAGGTGCCAGCCCCCTGCCCTCCCCCCGCTGCTCCAGCCCATGTCAGAGGTTTAACTCGGACCCGGACTCCGCCCCGTCGCCGCCGTGCAGCCAGCAGTACATCCT gtgTCGGGGCGACAGGACGCAGGACTCGGAGGGCGAGCGTCCCTCGTCCGTGCCCTTCCTCACGAGACACATCCAGACCCTGAAGAAGAAGGTCCGCAGGTTTGAGGACCAGTTTGAGCAGGAGATGAACTACAAG CCGTCCCACAACGACAAGTACTCGAACCCGGAGATGATCCGAGTGATGGGCGAACTGGCCAAGGCTCGCAAGCAGCTCAAAG agcTGAGACTCAGGCAGTCGGTGTTCGAGTCGAAGGAGCAGGAAAGCGCAGACGTCTGCAG GTACGGCGCGGGGCAGCAGGGGGCGTCGGAGCACAAACCGGCTCTGGAGGAAACGGTGGAGTCCCTGTTCAGGCGgctgagagagaagaggcaggcGCTGGGTCTCCCTGACAACATGAAG GAGATGACTCAGGCTCAGATGGTGCTGGAGAAAATCACTCTGCAGAAATGTCTGCTGTACTTCGAGAGTCTGCACGGCCGGCCG GGAACGAAGCAGGAGAAGAACCTGGTGAAGCCTCTGTACGACCGCTACCAGATGATCAAACACTTGCTGTGTGCCAGCCCCACCATCAGCACTATC gaggaagaggatggttCTGATGAAGACTGCGTGAGTTCGTTGGCCGTCGATGAGCTTCCTGTCCCGCCGCCGCGCAGACCGGCCCAACCAGCAGCCGGCGAGGAAGACAGCGACCGGGACAGCGACCCGGCCTTCGTGTCGCCGTTAGACGAGGTGAAAGCCGTCCGGCAGCAAGATGCTCTCACCACAGCGAACCTGCACGAAGCCTCCAG GTCTcagctgctggactgtctgcgGGAGACCCGGGCCGAGAAGAAGGCGAGGCGGAAGGTCCTGAAGGAGTTCGAGGACGAGTTTTATCGACAGACCGGAAG AATCTGCCAGAAAGAGGACCGAACGCCGATGAAGGAGGAGTACCAGGAGTACAAACAGCTGAAAGCCAAACTGCGCCTGCTGGAAGTCCTCCTCAGCAAACAGGAAGTCGCCATGTGA
- the LOC101483139 gene encoding protein FAM13C isoform X2 — MFCFCLQSSLQKLQALEVEGGTSLGSSPEESPPPLGSKEQKSPRGRAELGGKEAKTLALCHGVPADENSPPELLTFLTRPPQSPRHPPLTAIHPGQQPPTPDVVTPPSPHHSPYSPQRSSPGGEGGHGSDGGGALLQLLAGGASPLPSPRCSSPCQRFNSDPDSAPSPPCSQQYILCRGDRTQDSEGERPSSVPFLTRHIQTLKKKVRRFEDQFEQEMNYKPSHNDKYSNPEMIRVMGELAKARKQLKELRLRQSVFESKEQESADVCRYGAGQQGASEHKPALEETVESLFRRLREKRQALGLPDNMKEMTQAQMVLEKITLQKCLLYFESLHGRPEEEDGSDEDCVSSLAVDELPVPPPRRPAQPAAGEEDSDRDSDPAFVSPLDEVKAVRQQDALTTANLHEASRSQLLDCLRETRAEKKARRKVLKEFEDEFYRQTGRICQKEDRTPMKEEYQEYKQLKAKLRLLEVLLSKQEVAM; from the exons ATGTTCTGCTTCTGCCTGCAGAGTTCCCTGCAGAAGCTCCAGGCTCTGGAGGTGGAGGGGGGGACATCGCTGGGGTCATCCCCCGAGGAGAGCCCCCCTCCTCTGGGCAGCAAGGAGCAGAAGAGCCCCCGTGGTCGGGCCGAGCTCGGAGGGAAGGAGGCGAAGACGCTGGCGCTTTGTCACGGCGTCCCTGCAGACGAGAACAGCCCGCCAG agctgCTGACGTTCCTGACCAGACCGCCACAGTCCCCGCGACACCCGCCGTTAACCGCCATCCACCCCGGCCAGCAGCCCCCGACCCCCGACGTAGTGACGCCGCCGAGCCCCCACCACTCCCCCTACTCTCCTCAGAGGAGCAGCCCCGGAGGTGAAGGTGGACACGGCTCAGATGGAGGCGGAGCTCTCCTCCAGCTGCTGGCGGGAGGTGCCAGCCCCCTGCCCTCCCCCCGCTGCTCCAGCCCATGTCAGAGGTTTAACTCGGACCCGGACTCCGCCCCGTCGCCGCCGTGCAGCCAGCAGTACATCCT gtgTCGGGGCGACAGGACGCAGGACTCGGAGGGCGAGCGTCCCTCGTCCGTGCCCTTCCTCACGAGACACATCCAGACCCTGAAGAAGAAGGTCCGCAGGTTTGAGGACCAGTTTGAGCAGGAGATGAACTACAAG CCGTCCCACAACGACAAGTACTCGAACCCGGAGATGATCCGAGTGATGGGCGAACTGGCCAAGGCTCGCAAGCAGCTCAAAG agcTGAGACTCAGGCAGTCGGTGTTCGAGTCGAAGGAGCAGGAAAGCGCAGACGTCTGCAG GTACGGCGCGGGGCAGCAGGGGGCGTCGGAGCACAAACCGGCTCTGGAGGAAACGGTGGAGTCCCTGTTCAGGCGgctgagagagaagaggcaggcGCTGGGTCTCCCTGACAACATGAAG GAGATGACTCAGGCTCAGATGGTGCTGGAGAAAATCACTCTGCAGAAATGTCTGCTGTACTTCGAGAGTCTGCACGGCCGGCCG gaggaagaggatggttCTGATGAAGACTGCGTGAGTTCGTTGGCCGTCGATGAGCTTCCTGTCCCGCCGCCGCGCAGACCGGCCCAACCAGCAGCCGGCGAGGAAGACAGCGACCGGGACAGCGACCCGGCCTTCGTGTCGCCGTTAGACGAGGTGAAAGCCGTCCGGCAGCAAGATGCTCTCACCACAGCGAACCTGCACGAAGCCTCCAG GTCTcagctgctggactgtctgcgGGAGACCCGGGCCGAGAAGAAGGCGAGGCGGAAGGTCCTGAAGGAGTTCGAGGACGAGTTTTATCGACAGACCGGAAG AATCTGCCAGAAAGAGGACCGAACGCCGATGAAGGAGGAGTACCAGGAGTACAAACAGCTGAAAGCCAAACTGCGCCTGCTGGAAGTCCTCCTCAGCAAACAGGAAGTCGCCATGTGA
- the LOC101483139 gene encoding protein FAM13C isoform X3, translated as MFCFCLQSSLQKLQALEVEGGTSLGSSPEESPPPLGSKEQKSPRGRAELGGKEAKTLALCHGVPADENSPPELLTFLTRPPQSPRHPPLTAIHPGQQPPTPDVVTPPSPHHSPYSPQRSSPGGEGGHGSDGGGALLQLLAGGASPLPSPRCSSPCQRFNSDPDSAPSPPCSQQYILCRGDRTQDSEGERPSSVPFLTRHIQTLKKKVRRFEDQFEQEMNYKPSHNDKYSNPEMIRVMGELAKARKQLKELRLRQSVFESKEQESADVCRYGAGQQGASEHKPALEETVESLFRRLREKRQALGLPDNMKEEEDGSDEDCVSSLAVDELPVPPPRRPAQPAAGEEDSDRDSDPAFVSPLDEVKAVRQQDALTTANLHEASRSQLLDCLRETRAEKKARRKVLKEFEDEFYRQTGRICQKEDRTPMKEEYQEYKQLKAKLRLLEVLLSKQEVAM; from the exons ATGTTCTGCTTCTGCCTGCAGAGTTCCCTGCAGAAGCTCCAGGCTCTGGAGGTGGAGGGGGGGACATCGCTGGGGTCATCCCCCGAGGAGAGCCCCCCTCCTCTGGGCAGCAAGGAGCAGAAGAGCCCCCGTGGTCGGGCCGAGCTCGGAGGGAAGGAGGCGAAGACGCTGGCGCTTTGTCACGGCGTCCCTGCAGACGAGAACAGCCCGCCAG agctgCTGACGTTCCTGACCAGACCGCCACAGTCCCCGCGACACCCGCCGTTAACCGCCATCCACCCCGGCCAGCAGCCCCCGACCCCCGACGTAGTGACGCCGCCGAGCCCCCACCACTCCCCCTACTCTCCTCAGAGGAGCAGCCCCGGAGGTGAAGGTGGACACGGCTCAGATGGAGGCGGAGCTCTCCTCCAGCTGCTGGCGGGAGGTGCCAGCCCCCTGCCCTCCCCCCGCTGCTCCAGCCCATGTCAGAGGTTTAACTCGGACCCGGACTCCGCCCCGTCGCCGCCGTGCAGCCAGCAGTACATCCT gtgTCGGGGCGACAGGACGCAGGACTCGGAGGGCGAGCGTCCCTCGTCCGTGCCCTTCCTCACGAGACACATCCAGACCCTGAAGAAGAAGGTCCGCAGGTTTGAGGACCAGTTTGAGCAGGAGATGAACTACAAG CCGTCCCACAACGACAAGTACTCGAACCCGGAGATGATCCGAGTGATGGGCGAACTGGCCAAGGCTCGCAAGCAGCTCAAAG agcTGAGACTCAGGCAGTCGGTGTTCGAGTCGAAGGAGCAGGAAAGCGCAGACGTCTGCAG GTACGGCGCGGGGCAGCAGGGGGCGTCGGAGCACAAACCGGCTCTGGAGGAAACGGTGGAGTCCCTGTTCAGGCGgctgagagagaagaggcaggcGCTGGGTCTCCCTGACAACATGAAG gaggaagaggatggttCTGATGAAGACTGCGTGAGTTCGTTGGCCGTCGATGAGCTTCCTGTCCCGCCGCCGCGCAGACCGGCCCAACCAGCAGCCGGCGAGGAAGACAGCGACCGGGACAGCGACCCGGCCTTCGTGTCGCCGTTAGACGAGGTGAAAGCCGTCCGGCAGCAAGATGCTCTCACCACAGCGAACCTGCACGAAGCCTCCAG GTCTcagctgctggactgtctgcgGGAGACCCGGGCCGAGAAGAAGGCGAGGCGGAAGGTCCTGAAGGAGTTCGAGGACGAGTTTTATCGACAGACCGGAAG AATCTGCCAGAAAGAGGACCGAACGCCGATGAAGGAGGAGTACCAGGAGTACAAACAGCTGAAAGCCAAACTGCGCCTGCTGGAAGTCCTCCTCAGCAAACAGGAAGTCGCCATGTGA
- the prkg1b gene encoding cGMP-dependent protein kinase 1 isoform X2, giving the protein MREPIPVPAKEQRERLPSLPAPPSSFSFPIISYSIQTSKKFPFFHVVRCCRYEAENAFFSSLKLTDFNIIDTLGVGGFGRVELVQLKSEEAKTFAMKILKKRHIVDTRQQEHIRSEKHIMTEAHSDFIVRLYRTFKDSKYLYMLMEACLGGELWTILRDRGSFEDSTTRFYTGCVVEAFAYLHAKGIIYRDLKPENLILDSRGYAKLVDFGFAKKIGFCKKTWTFCGTPEYVAPEIILNKGHDVSADYWSLGILMYELLTGSPPFSGPDPMKTYNVILRGIDMIEFPKKITKNAASLIKKLCRDNPSERLGNLKNGVKDIQKHKWFEGFNWEGLRKGTLTPPITPDVSSAIDTSNFDSFPEDTDEPPPDDNSGWDYDF; this is encoded by the exons ATGAGAGAGCCGATTCCCGTCCCAGCGAAGGAGCAGAGAGAGCGGCTCCCCAGCCTCCCTgctcctccctcctctttctccttccCCATCATCTCGTACTCCATCCAGACATCAAAGAAGTTCCCGTTCTTCCACGTGGTCAGATGCTGCAG ataCGAGGCGGAGAACGCCTTCTTCTCCAGTCTGAAACTCACTGACTTCAACATCATCGACACGCTGGGAGTCGGAGGCTTCGGACGCGTCGAACTG GTGCAGCTGAAGAGCGAAGAGGCAAAGACGTTCGCCATGAAGATCCTGAAGAAGCGTCACATCGTGGACACGAGGCAGCAGGAGCACATTCGCTCTGAGAAGCACATCATGACCGAGGCGCACTCGGACTTCATCGTCAG GTTGTACCGCACCTTTAAAGACAGTAAATATCTGTACATGCTGATGGAGGCGTGTCTGGGCGGAGAGCTGTGGACCATCCTGAGAGACCG GGGCTCCTTTGAAGATTCCACCACCAGGTTCTACACGGGCTGCGTGGTCGAAGCGTTCGCCTACCTGCACGCCAAAGGCATCATTTACAGAGACCTGAAACCCGAAAACCTCATTCTGGACAGCCGAGGATACGCCAAGCTG GTGGACTTTGGCTTTGCTAAGAAAATTGGTTTTTGTAAGAAGACGTGGACGTTCTGCGGGACGCCGGAGTACGTCGCTCCAGAGATCATCCTCAACAAGGGTCATGACGTCTCTGCTGACTACTGGTCTCTGGGTATTCTGATGTACGAGCTGCTGACCGGCAG CCCTCcgttttcaggtccagatccAATGAAAACCTACAATGTCATCCTGAGAGGCATCGACATGATCGAGTTTCCAAAGAAAATCACCAAGAATGCCGCCAGTCTCATCAAGAAGCTCTGCAG GGATAATCCTTCAGAGAGACTCGGCAACCTCAAAAATGGAGTCAAAGACATCCAGAAACACAA GTGGTTTGAAGGTTTTAACTGGGAGGGTCTGAGAAAAGGAACGCTGACTCCGCCCATCACACCAGAT GTCTCCTCTGCGATTGATACGAGCAACTTTGACAGTTTCCCTGAAGACACAGATGAACCACCACCAGATGACAACTCTGGGTGGGACTATGACTTCTAA